The genomic region CCGGCGTGCACCAGGCGCACGGCGCGCACGAGCTCCGCGGGCGGGACGTTCTTGAGCAGGAAGCCGGACGCGCCCGCGCGGAGGGCGCCGTCGACGTGCGCGTCGGCGTCGAACATCGTGAGGACGATGACGCGCGGCGCGTCGGCCCGCCCGCGCAGGCGACGGGTGGCCTCGATCCCGTCGACGCCCGGCATGCGCACGTCCATGAGCACCACGTCCGGCCGCGTCTCCGCCGCGACGCGGACGACGGCGGCCCCGTCGGCGGCCTCCCCCACGACGGCCATGTCCTCCTCGGCGTCGATCAGGAGGCGGAAGGACGCCCGGAGCGGCCCCTCGTCGTCGGCGACGACGACGCGGATGGGCGACGACGCGCCGGTCACGACCGCGGCCCCGAGCCGTGGGCGGCCGGCGGCCGCGGGATCACCGCGTCGACCCGCACCCCGGCGCCGTCCGCGTCGCGGATGTCCAGCGTGCCCCCGAGGATCGCCAAGCGCTCCCGCAGGCCCCGCAGGCCGTGGCCCTCCGCCAGCGGCATCCGGCCGCCGCCGTCGTCGGCGACGG from Clavibacter michiganensis subsp. insidiosus harbors:
- a CDS encoding response regulator transcription factor; its protein translation is MTGASSPIRVVVADDEGPLRASFRLLIDAEEDMAVVGEAADGAAVVRVAAETRPDVVLMDVRMPGVDGIEATRRLRGRADAPRVIVLTMFDADAHVDGALRAGASGFLLKNVPPAELVRAVRLVHAGHALLSPEVTARVMRLATGEGRTPPPPDPRSGRLTRRERETLELVARGRSNQEIAADLFVTHATVRTYVSRLLTKTGSRDRAQLVVLGYEWGIVGG